The following are encoded together in the Eubacterium sp. 1001713B170207_170306_E7 genome:
- a CDS encoding glycerol-3-phosphate responsive antiterminator — protein MSTRKCFLMFQANPIIAAVRNPKDIHDAIASDTQVIFLLGGNIYNLKKMVEYVNHAGKYAFVHLDLIKGYAQDNYFIKYLKEEINPTGIISTKNSLVARAKQEGLMTIQRLFLLDSSAMDVSINSAKKIRPDAVEILPGLVPKIIHSVKKELTVPIITGGFIETEEEVRSCIDAGAISASTSYKPLWDAFSSIKSEQNNREDEPLKPEGE, from the coding sequence ATGTCGACAAGAAAATGTTTTCTTATGTTTCAAGCGAATCCGATCATCGCCGCTGTCCGAAATCCCAAGGATATTCACGATGCCATCGCATCGGACACACAGGTTATCTTTTTGCTGGGTGGTAACATTTATAACCTCAAAAAAATGGTTGAATATGTGAATCATGCCGGCAAGTATGCCTTCGTCCATCTGGACCTCATTAAAGGCTATGCCCAGGATAACTATTTTATCAAATATCTGAAGGAAGAGATCAACCCTACTGGCATCATTTCAACCAAGAATTCTCTGGTTGCCCGTGCCAAGCAGGAGGGCCTCATGACCATACAGCGTTTATTTTTGCTGGACTCATCCGCCATGGATGTTTCCATCAACTCTGCAAAAAAGATCCGGCCTGACGCCGTTGAAATTTTGCCCGGACTCGTTCCCAAGATTATCCACAGTGTAAAAAAGGAACTGACGGTTCCGATTATTACCGGCGGGTTTATCGAGACAGAAGAAGAGGTTCGTTCTTGCATCGACGCTGGTGCGATCTCTGCCAGTACCTCATATAAACCGTTATGGGACGCCTTTTCAAGCATAAAAAGTGAGCAAAATAATAGAGAAGATGAACCCCTTAAACCTGAGGGAGAATAA
- the glpK gene encoding glycerol kinase GlpK — MSKKYVLALDAGTTSSRAILFNHESEIVSVAQKEFTQIYPKPGWVEHDPMEIWATQSGVVSEAMAKVGATADDIAAIGITNQRETTVVWDRKTGEPVYNAIVWQCRRTASYADDFNAIPGFADYVQDNTGLILDPYFSSTKLLWILDHVEGVRERAEKGELAFGTIDTWLLWKLTEGRVHATDYSNASRTMLFNIKSLKWDEKLCSEFKCPMSLLPEVKPSSGVFGTTTLFGGEIPIAGIAGDQQAALFGQACFEPGMAKNTYGTGCFLLMNTGDKFVKSTNGLLTTIAWGLDGQVDYALEGSIFVAGAAIQWLRDELKIIDTSPDSEHFAKKVPDTSGVYMVPAFTGLGAPHWDAYARGAIVGLTRGANKCHLIRATLESLAYQTKDILDAMEKDSGVSLKSLKVDGGACNNDFLMQFQADILGVPVDRPSIVETTAMGASYLAGLAVDFWHGKEEVTDAWKIDRTFEPMMDSEVRAKLYKGWVKAVECAKGWEEAE, encoded by the coding sequence ATGTCTAAAAAGTATGTATTAGCACTGGATGCCGGAACCACAAGTTCAAGAGCGATTTTATTCAATCATGAAAGCGAAATTGTAAGCGTTGCACAGAAAGAATTTACTCAGATTTATCCGAAGCCAGGTTGGGTTGAACATGATCCAATGGAAATTTGGGCTACTCAGAGTGGTGTAGTAAGTGAAGCAATGGCAAAAGTTGGCGCAACCGCTGATGATATCGCTGCGATCGGTATTACAAACCAGCGTGAAACCACCGTTGTTTGGGATAGAAAAACAGGCGAACCTGTATACAATGCAATCGTTTGGCAGTGCCGCCGTACCGCCAGCTATGCTGATGACTTCAATGCCATCCCTGGCTTTGCAGATTATGTTCAGGACAATACTGGTCTTATTCTTGACCCATACTTCTCTTCTACTAAATTATTATGGATCTTAGACCATGTTGAAGGCGTTCGCGAAAGAGCTGAAAAAGGCGAATTAGCTTTCGGTACCATCGACACATGGCTGCTTTGGAAATTAACCGAAGGCCGCGTTCACGCAACCGACTACTCCAACGCTTCCAGAACAATGCTTTTCAACATCAAATCCTTAAAATGGGATGAAAAATTATGTTCTGAATTCAAATGCCCAATGTCCTTATTACCTGAAGTTAAACCTTCCTCCGGTGTTTTCGGAACCACCACCTTATTCGGTGGCGAAATTCCAATTGCCGGTATCGCTGGTGACCAGCAGGCAGCCCTGTTTGGACAGGCTTGCTTCGAACCTGGTATGGCTAAGAACACCTATGGTACAGGCTGCTTCCTGTTAATGAACACAGGTGATAAATTCGTTAAATCTACAAACGGCTTGTTAACAACCATCGCCTGGGGCCTTGACGGACAGGTTGACTATGCTCTCGAAGGTTCTATCTTCGTAGCTGGCGCTGCTATCCAGTGGTTAAGAGACGAATTAAAGATCATCGATACTTCCCCGGACTCCGAACATTTCGCTAAGAAAGTTCCGGATACCAGTGGTGTTTACATGGTTCCTGCCTTCACCGGTTTAGGCGCTCCGCATTGGGATGCTTACGCTCGTGGCGCGATTGTCGGCTTAACCCGTGGCGCTAACAAATGCCACTTAATCCGTGCGACACTTGAATCCTTAGCTTATCAGACAAAAGACATTCTGGATGCTATGGAAAAAGACTCCGGCGTTTCCTTGAAATCTCTCAAAGTTGACGGCGGCGCATGCAACAATGATTTCTTAATGCAGTTCCAGGCTGACATCCTTGGTGTTCCAGTAGACAGACCGTCTATCGTTGAAACTACCGCTATGGGTGCTTCCTACTTAGCTGGTTTAGCTGTAGATTTCTGGCATGGTAAAGAAGAAGTTACCGACGCCTGGAAGATCGACAGAACCTTCGAACCAATGATGGATTCCGAAGTTCGCGCTAAACTGTACAAAGGCTGGGTAAAAGCTGTAGAATGTGCAAAGGGCTGGGAAGAAGCTGAATAA
- the dhaK gene encoding dihydroxyacetone kinase subunit DhaK has product MKKFINDVENVENEMLEGIVDAHPDYVKRLEGLDVLVRADKKEGKVALVSGGGSGHEPAHGGFVGRGMLDAAVAGAVYTSPTPDQVYEAIKAVDAGNGVLLVIKNYTGDVMNFEMAAEMAEGDGIEVASVVTNDDVAVQDSLYTTGRRGVAGTIFVHKIAGAKAEAGASLADVKAVAEKVIANVRTMGVAIKPSTVPAAGKPGFELAEDEMEIGIGIHGEPGTHREALRPANEIVDHLLEKILADIDYSGSEVAVMVNGGGATPAMELYILNKRVHDVLAEKGIKIAKTFVGNYMTSIDMAGASISLLKLDDEMKELLNAPADTIALTQF; this is encoded by the coding sequence ATGAAAAAATTTATCAATGATGTTGAAAACGTTGAAAACGAGATGCTTGAAGGGATTGTAGACGCCCATCCAGATTATGTTAAACGCCTTGAAGGCTTAGACGTACTGGTAAGAGCAGATAAAAAAGAAGGAAAAGTTGCGCTTGTCAGCGGCGGCGGCAGCGGACACGAACCGGCACACGGCGGTTTTGTCGGCAGGGGAATGCTTGACGCTGCGGTAGCAGGTGCGGTTTACACCTCTCCAACACCGGATCAGGTTTACGAAGCCATCAAGGCAGTAGACGCTGGCAATGGTGTATTATTAGTCATCAAGAATTACACCGGTGATGTTATGAATTTTGAAATGGCAGCTGAAATGGCTGAAGGCGACGGCATTGAAGTGGCTTCTGTTGTTACCAACGATGATGTTGCGGTACAGGACAGCCTCTACACAACCGGACGCCGCGGTGTCGCCGGAACCATTTTTGTCCATAAAATTGCCGGAGCCAAGGCAGAAGCTGGCGCTTCTTTAGCCGATGTTAAAGCAGTTGCTGAAAAAGTTATTGCCAATGTACGCACCATGGGCGTTGCCATCAAACCATCAACCGTTCCTGCAGCAGGCAAACCTGGCTTTGAACTGGCTGAAGATGAAATGGAAATCGGTATTGGTATCCATGGTGAACCGGGTACCCACCGCGAAGCTTTAAGACCGGCAAATGAAATTGTAGACCATCTGCTTGAAAAGATTTTAGCAGATATTGACTATTCAGGCTCCGAAGTTGCGGTTATGGTTAACGGCGGTGGCGCAACACCGGCGATGGAACTGTATATCCTCAACAAACGCGTTCATGATGTATTGGCTGAAAAAGGCATTAAAATCGCCAAAACCTTCGTTGGAAACTATATGACCTCCATTGATATGGCAGGGGCTTCCATCAGCTTGTTAAAACTGGACGATGAAATGAAGGAACTGCTGAACGCACCGGCAGATACCATTGCGTTAACACAGTTTTAA
- the dhaL gene encoding dihydroxyacetone kinase subunit DhaL — MAATKENVVSFIHLFNDKMQEHRQALTDMDQAIGDGDHGINMSRGMKAVEEKLPTFEEKNIDDILKGVGMTLVSTVGGASGPLYGTAFMKAGMASKGKEALTAEDISAALEAAIEGIKQRGKSTTGEKTMLDAIVPAKEAYDKAVGEGKGIAAALADAEAAAWDGVEYTKTIIATKGRASYLGERSIGHQDPGATSITYLIQAAKEAGELAGA; from the coding sequence ATGGCAGCAACAAAAGAAAATGTAGTAAGCTTTATCCATCTGTTTAATGATAAAATGCAGGAACACCGTCAGGCCTTGACCGATATGGACCAGGCCATTGGCGATGGGGACCACGGTATTAACATGAGCCGCGGTATGAAAGCCGTTGAGGAAAAATTGCCGACCTTTGAGGAAAAGAATATTGATGATATCCTGAAGGGCGTTGGCATGACACTGGTTTCCACTGTTGGCGGCGCTTCAGGCCCCTTATATGGCACTGCGTTTATGAAAGCCGGAATGGCCTCAAAGGGCAAAGAAGCACTGACTGCTGAGGATATCAGCGCGGCTTTGGAAGCCGCTATTGAGGGAATCAAGCAGCGTGGTAAATCCACTACGGGTGAAAAAACCATGCTCGATGCTATTGTACCCGCTAAAGAAGCCTATGACAAGGCTGTCGGCGAGGGAAAAGGCATTGCGGCGGCACTGGCCGACGCTGAAGCTGCCGCATGGGACGGCGTTGAGTATACAAAAACAATTATCGCGACCAAAGGCCGCGCGAGCTACCTGGGTGAGCGCAGCATCGGGCATCAGGATCCCGGGGCGACTTCCATCACCTATTTAATTCAGGCGGCGAAAGAAGCCGGAGAGCTGGCTGGAGCGTAA
- the dhaM gene encoding dihydroxyacetone kinase phosphoryl donor subunit DhaM, translated as MVGIVVVSHSQKVAEGAKELALQMAADAKIAAAGGLQDGSIGTDMEKITNAINEVMSDDGVIMLVDMGSAIMTSEMAIEMSDNPDKIKIVDTPVVEGTIFGAVEASIGSSMEQIMDVLAQAKTQPKF; from the coding sequence ATGGTAGGAATCGTTGTTGTATCACACTCACAGAAAGTGGCAGAAGGCGCCAAAGAGCTGGCTCTGCAGATGGCAGCGGACGCCAAGATTGCGGCGGCAGGCGGCCTTCAGGACGGTAGTATTGGTACTGATATGGAAAAAATTACCAATGCCATCAATGAAGTGATGTCCGATGACGGCGTAATCATGCTTGTGGACATGGGATCAGCCATCATGACCTCTGAAATGGCCATCGAAATGTCAGACAATCCGGATAAAATTAAAATTGTCGATACGCCTGTTGTTGAGGGAACAATCTTTGGAGCCGTCGAGGCTTCGATTGGTTCTTCAATGGAACAGATTATGGATGTTTTGGCGCAGGCAAAGACACAGCCCAAGTTCTGA
- a CDS encoding VanZ family protein — MSEKQKRVVLWISVAAWMGVIFMFSAQNATESSSLSGSVVGAVLHAIKTVFPDIRQVQLNHLQLWISFFIRKAAHASIYFILGILVYTATGKNVSRKKRFFMAIAVCFFYACTDEFHQRFVPGRSCEFRDVCIDTAGALLGIGFVIFVNWIRRIKDGRPWKETFKDIRIRGILWGIAGVLFVIILCCLYLYLGKNILVTTKYTMKSADIPEAFDGYKILQISDFHSKRFPDNNGGLAKTINELEPDVIVATGDMLNAAQDDDGEAFLELIPKIDADIPIYYTAGNHETVDEITDPKSAREYFERIAALGVMRLDNKKVVLNRGGESIDLYGLEIEMTYYRDRRNPDFDQLKLTEGHVEELIGPAEASRFVALMAHNPLYFEAYADWGADLTLTGHVHGGMIYVPFKGGMFSPEYSLWPQYYAGDYHIGDKVMFVNRGIGSSGTIPVRILDNPEVCLITLERLQ, encoded by the coding sequence ATGAGTGAAAAGCAAAAACGAGTTGTTCTTTGGATAAGCGTCGCGGCATGGATGGGCGTTATTTTTATGTTTTCTGCACAGAATGCCACGGAATCATCCTCCTTAAGCGGGAGTGTGGTCGGCGCGGTTCTCCATGCCATTAAGACGGTATTCCCGGATATACGGCAGGTGCAGCTGAATCATCTGCAATTATGGATCTCCTTTTTTATTCGGAAAGCAGCCCATGCTTCGATTTATTTCATTTTGGGGATTCTGGTATATACGGCAACCGGAAAAAATGTCAGCCGGAAGAAACGTTTCTTTATGGCCATCGCGGTTTGCTTTTTCTATGCCTGCACCGATGAATTTCATCAGCGCTTTGTTCCAGGCAGGAGCTGTGAATTCAGAGATGTCTGTATTGATACTGCCGGAGCCCTTTTAGGCATCGGATTTGTCATTTTTGTCAACTGGATAAGGCGTATTAAGGATGGCAGGCCGTGGAAGGAAACCTTTAAAGATATCCGTATTCGCGGGATTCTGTGGGGAATTGCCGGCGTTCTTTTTGTGATCATTTTATGCTGCCTTTACCTGTACCTTGGAAAAAATATTTTGGTGACGACAAAATACACCATGAAATCAGCGGATATACCGGAAGCCTTTGACGGCTATAAAATACTCCAGATATCCGATTTTCACTCGAAAAGGTTTCCGGATAATAACGGGGGACTGGCAAAGACCATCAATGAACTGGAGCCGGACGTTATCGTGGCAACCGGAGATATGCTGAATGCAGCCCAGGATGACGATGGCGAAGCGTTTCTTGAGCTGATCCCCAAAATAGACGCGGATATTCCGATCTATTATACAGCGGGCAATCATGAAACGGTGGATGAGATAACAGACCCCAAAAGCGCGCGTGAATATTTTGAGCGCATTGCGGCGCTGGGGGTGATGCGTCTGGATAATAAAAAGGTCGTTTTGAACAGAGGCGGCGAAAGTATTGATTTATACGGTTTGGAAATAGAAATGACCTATTACCGGGACCGCAGAAACCCGGATTTTGATCAATTAAAGCTCACAGAAGGCCATGTCGAGGAATTGATCGGACCGGCAGAGGCTTCCCGGTTTGTGGCTCTGATGGCCCATAATCCGCTTTATTTTGAGGCCTATGCCGATTGGGGAGCAGACCTGACATTGACGGGCCATGTCCACGGCGGGATGATTTATGTACCGTTTAAAGGCGGCATGTTTTCGCCTGAATACAGCCTCTGGCCACAATATTATGCAGGCGACTACCATATTGGTGATAAGGTTATGTTTGTAAACAGAGGAATCGGCAGCAGCGGAACCATACCGGTACGGATCCTCGATAATCCTGAAGTATGCTTGATTACCCTGGAAAGACTTCAATAA
- a CDS encoding nucleoside-diphosphate sugar epimerase/dehydratase, producing MKKDSKDIVVRVTFLIFLDVVVLFLSYLFAFLLTYNFKIPFNFVSGARWFLAMGIGIKVLVFFITGMYNTLWRYASIEELWQITFSVILANILTFVLYFAIGAGIPTTVQILSFVFDLIMVGAIRIFYRTGRRIKQGVGGKGNSRNVLIIGAGEAGIKILRELAAGELKSYVVGFVDDNVYKQKKKINGLTVLGGREDIPEIVEDEQVNEIIIALPSVPKKEMNEIAEICHKTGRPVRVLPSFDDILNYDVSLSKLRDLQIEDLLDRDEIHLDKSVISDFIRGKVVLVTGGAGSIGSELCRQIIKYQPKQLVILDIYENTLYYLELELRRYIHELEIESGYGIRLDLEITSIRDKASVDSLFERYRPQVVFHAAAHKHVPLMEKTPKEAVKNNIFGTRNVLDACVEYEVEKFVQISTDKAVKPTNVMGTTKRVCEMLVQLYDQHNKTEFVAVRFGNVLGSNGSVIPIFKEQIANGGPLTVTHPDIERFFMTIPEATQLVLQAGSIAHGGEIFVLDMGEPVKIKDLAERMVRLSGYEPYTEMPIVFSGLRPGEKLFEELSYDMGEFDKTRYKDIFVEKAEVFDEMIINEELEKLKQIVNGGTMTEVIDQLKIIVPDYHPNRETNI from the coding sequence ATGAAAAAAGATTCCAAGGATATAGTGGTACGCGTCACATTCCTGATTTTCTTGGATGTTGTGGTACTCTTTTTATCCTATCTATTCGCGTTTTTGCTGACCTACAATTTTAAAATTCCTTTTAATTTTGTCAGCGGTGCGCGTTGGTTTTTAGCCATGGGGATTGGCATTAAGGTGCTTGTCTTTTTTATCACCGGCATGTACAATACCCTTTGGCGCTATGCAAGTATAGAAGAACTCTGGCAGATCACCTTTTCGGTGATTCTGGCAAATATTCTGACCTTTGTGCTTTATTTTGCCATTGGCGCCGGGATTCCGACGACGGTTCAGATTCTGTCCTTTGTGTTTGATTTGATCATGGTGGGGGCTATCCGTATTTTTTACCGGACCGGAAGACGCATAAAACAGGGTGTCGGCGGTAAGGGCAACAGCCGAAATGTTTTGATCATCGGCGCGGGCGAGGCAGGCATCAAAATTTTAAGAGAACTTGCGGCAGGCGAGCTTAAAAGCTATGTCGTCGGTTTTGTGGATGACAATGTCTATAAGCAAAAGAAAAAGATCAATGGCCTGACAGTCCTGGGCGGAAGAGAGGATATTCCTGAAATTGTCGAGGATGAACAGGTTAATGAAATCATTATCGCACTGCCATCTGTTCCCAAGAAGGAAATGAATGAAATTGCGGAGATCTGCCATAAAACCGGCCGTCCGGTCCGTGTTCTGCCGAGCTTCGACGATATTTTGAACTATGACGTCAGCCTCAGCAAGCTGAGAGATCTGCAGATAGAGGATTTATTGGACCGTGACGAAATCCATCTGGATAAAAGTGTGATTTCCGACTTTATCAGAGGCAAGGTCGTACTGGTGACCGGCGGGGCGGGCTCCATTGGCTCCGAGCTCTGCCGGCAGATCATTAAATATCAGCCAAAGCAGCTTGTCATATTAGACATTTATGAGAACACGCTGTATTATCTGGAGCTGGAGCTGCGCCGTTATATCCATGAGCTGGAAATTGAAAGCGGCTATGGCATCCGGCTGGACCTGGAAATTACCAGTATTCGCGATAAAGCCAGCGTTGACAGTTTGTTTGAACGCTATCGGCCCCAGGTGGTTTTCCATGCGGCAGCGCACAAGCATGTCCCCCTGATGGAAAAGACACCCAAGGAAGCCGTGAAGAACAATATCTTTGGCACAAGGAACGTGCTGGATGCCTGTGTCGAGTATGAGGTTGAGAAGTTTGTGCAGATATCCACGGATAAGGCGGTTAAGCCTACCAATGTCATGGGAACGACCAAGCGCGTGTGTGAAATGCTGGTTCAGCTCTACGACCAGCACAATAAGACGGAATTTGTGGCGGTCCGTTTTGGGAATGTACTGGGAAGCAATGGCAGTGTTATTCCCATATTTAAGGAACAGATCGCAAACGGCGGCCCGCTGACAGTAACGCATCCTGACATTGAGCGGTTTTTCATGACCATACCCGAGGCGACGCAGCTGGTTCTCCAGGCCGGCAGTATCGCCCATGGAGGTGAAATCTTTGTGCTGGACATGGGTGAGCCGGTGAAAATTAAGGATCTGGCTGAGCGGATGGTGCGCCTTTCCGGTTATGAACCTTATACAGAGATGCCGATTGTTTTTTCGGGCCTGAGGCCAGGGGAAAAATTGTTTGAGGAGCTTTCCTACGATATGGGTGAGTTTGATAAAACACGGTACAAGGATATTTTTGTTGAAAAGGCAGAAGTCTTTGATGAAATGATAATAAATGAAGAGCTTGAAAAATTGAAACAAATTGTCAATGGCGGAACAATGACGGAGGTGATTGACCAGTTGAAAATAATCGTTCCGGACTATCACCCTAACCGCGAAACTAATATTTAA
- a CDS encoding Wzz/FepE/Etk N-terminal domain-containing protein, whose protein sequence is MEEISLHDILDMLKENWKFIVILTLCFMIVVSVFTIFFMNKEYSSYTTLMIGKSEGYSDTNANANYNEVLTNQKLVGTYSEIAKSKSVVSEVENNLNLDLSDGQLSKMIDVTTVNDTELIKITVTDEDPVEAANIANETAKVFMSNIGELMKISNLQVVDAAEVNSNPVSPNLKLNVAIAFLLGIVVSVFIIFIREMLNTSVKSVEELKELIEGVPVVAVIPHSEELMTHSEGGKK, encoded by the coding sequence ATGGAAGAGATTAGTTTACATGACATACTGGATATGTTAAAGGAAAACTGGAAATTTATTGTCATTTTAACCTTGTGTTTTATGATTGTTGTTTCTGTGTTTACCATCTTTTTTATGAACAAAGAGTACAGCAGCTACACAACACTAATGATTGGTAAGTCAGAGGGTTATTCGGATACAAACGCAAACGCGAATTACAATGAAGTTTTAACAAACCAGAAATTAGTTGGCACGTACAGTGAAATTGCGAAAAGTAAAAGCGTTGTTTCAGAGGTCGAAAATAATTTAAACCTTGACTTAAGCGATGGCCAGTTATCTAAAATGATTGATGTCACAACCGTCAACGATACAGAGCTGATTAAAATTACGGTGACGGATGAGGATCCTGTTGAAGCGGCCAACATTGCCAATGAGACCGCTAAAGTATTCATGTCAAATATTGGCGAATTAATGAAAATCAGCAACCTGCAGGTGGTAGACGCGGCGGAGGTCAACTCAAATCCAGTTTCTCCGAATTTAAAGCTGAATGTCGCGATTGCCTTTTTGCTAGGCATTGTTGTGAGTGTTTTCATTATTTTTATCCGTGAAATGCTTAATACCAGTGTTAAATCTGTTGAAGAACTAAAAGAGCTGATCGAGGGCGTGCCGGTTGTGGCGGTTATACCCCATTCCGAAGAGCTGATGACCCATTCTGAAGGAGGTAAAAAATAA
- a CDS encoding CpsD/CapB family tyrosine-protein kinase, which translates to MKDSIITYKSPKDPISEAFRNMRTNITFADIDEELRVLTITSTGKGEGKSTIIANYAVALAQSKKKVLLIDCDLRRPRIHRLFEQPNKRGLTNILLRECEATEAIQTTDVENLFIISSGPIPPNPSEILASKRLIDLINQFKQAFDYILIDAPPVGVVTDAAVLSHVTDGYIVVAAISVTNKEGVRMALETLRNVNGNIVGVVANNAPVSKRSGYYYYYSAYEEDQHQSKREKKQRKIKEKKGK; encoded by the coding sequence ATGAAGGATTCAATTATTACCTATAAATCTCCTAAAGACCCGATTTCTGAAGCTTTCAGAAATATGCGTACAAATATTACCTTTGCAGATATTGATGAGGAGTTAAGGGTTCTCACAATTACAAGCACCGGAAAAGGCGAAGGAAAATCAACGATCATTGCAAATTACGCTGTTGCCCTCGCCCAGTCGAAGAAAAAGGTGCTTTTGATTGACTGTGACCTGCGACGTCCCAGAATTCACCGTTTGTTTGAACAGCCAAATAAAAGAGGACTGACCAATATCCTTTTGAGAGAATGTGAAGCCACAGAGGCCATTCAGACTACCGATGTCGAAAATCTTTTTATTATTTCTTCTGGGCCGATTCCACCGAACCCGTCGGAAATCCTGGCCAGCAAACGTCTGATTGACCTGATTAACCAGTTCAAACAGGCCTTTGACTATATTTTGATTGATGCGCCGCCGGTCGGAGTTGTAACGGATGCCGCGGTGCTCTCGCATGTAACAGACGGTTATATCGTGGTTGCGGCAATCAGTGTTACCAATAAGGAAGGGGTCCGTATGGCCCTTGAAACACTGCGCAATGTCAATGGTAATATTGTCGGTGTTGTAGCGAACAACGCGCCTGTGAGCAAGCGGAGCGGATATTACTATTACTACAGTGCTTACGAAGAGGATCAGCATCAAAGCAAGAGAGAGAAAAAGCAGCGGAAGATTAAAGAAAAAAAAGGAAAGTAA
- a CDS encoding CpsB/CapC family capsule biosynthesis tyrosine phosphatase → MIDIHTHVLYGIDDGSPTIENSLEMLRVAERIGFRGVVLTPHYMSYTNFVSRVAENKKRLKALIKAVAEENINIQLFLGNELYYEPDMIKMVETGEFTTLNKSNYFLVETMRHDSSVEHLQEFLYRLQAKGYSTILAHPERYDFVREDPNVLLDFMDKGTYIQTNALSLTGFYGSASKETAEIMLEHNMVQFLASDAHRVKSYELMERALNRAEEIVGHKKFEQIMNLNPAIVLSNKGTIQCSPTEYSPKKKHHFFPSFKKSGKKRLGGVGIQ, encoded by the coding sequence ATGATTGATATACATACGCATGTGCTATACGGTATCGATGATGGCTCCCCGACGATTGAAAATAGTCTTGAGATGCTCAGAGTTGCGGAGCGGATTGGCTTCCGCGGTGTCGTTTTAACACCGCACTACATGAGCTATACAAATTTTGTTTCAAGAGTTGCTGAGAACAAAAAAAGACTGAAGGCTTTGATAAAAGCAGTTGCGGAAGAAAATATCAATATACAGCTGTTTTTGGGAAATGAGCTCTATTATGAACCGGATATGATAAAGATGGTTGAAACTGGTGAGTTTACCACCCTGAACAAGAGTAATTATTTTTTAGTGGAAACCATGCGGCATGATTCCAGTGTCGAACATTTACAGGAATTCCTTTACCGGTTACAGGCTAAGGGGTACTCAACGATTTTAGCGCATCCTGAAAGATATGATTTTGTCAGGGAAGACCCCAATGTCTTGTTGGATTTTATGGATAAAGGAACCTATATACAGACAAACGCATTAAGCTTAACAGGCTTTTACGGAAGTGCGTCAAAAGAGACGGCCGAGATCATGCTGGAGCACAATATGGTCCAGTTTCTGGCCAGCGACGCACACCGTGTTAAAAGCTATGAACTGATGGAAAGAGCATTGAACCGCGCTGAGGAAATTGTCGGGCATAAAAAATTTGAACAAATTATGAATTTGAATCCCGCAATTGTTCTGAGCAACAAAGGAACGATTCAGTGCAGTCCGACCGAATACAGCCCTAAGAAAAAACATCATTTTTTCCCTTCGTTTAAGAAGAGTGGTAAAAAACGTTTAGGAGGGGTGGGAATTCAATAA
- a CDS encoding LCP family protein translates to MGKNKTGGMSTGKKVALIILAVIIALFLGGGLYAYSYIQNTMNKMDKVDISNNAEDLGVTENKNADIVNIALYGIDAEEGETGRSDSIMILTLDNVHNRIKLTSVMRDSYVDIAGHGMDKINHAYAFGGPELAIRTLNENFGLNITDFMSVNFTSMPEIIDMLGGVSIDITEEEIATGQIPGLYQSGTQLLTGEQALAYSRIRYASGNDFKRTERQRTVLNALVVKMIQQPVTSYPGLIGDLAPYITTSLSNQEMLDMTTKYGALAKQGIRQNRFPQDDDASGQMIDGVYYLVFDIPTVREKMDAYIFEDQSI, encoded by the coding sequence ATGGGAAAAAACAAAACCGGCGGCATGAGTACCGGTAAAAAGGTGGCCTTGATTATCCTGGCCGTCATCATCGCCTTGTTTTTAGGCGGTGGTCTGTATGCTTATTCATATATTCAGAATACCATGAATAAAATGGATAAGGTCGATATTTCAAACAACGCCGAGGACCTGGGGGTCACCGAGAATAAAAACGCCGATATTGTCAATATTGCCCTCTACGGCATCGACGCTGAAGAAGGTGAGACCGGCCGTTCCGACTCCATCATGATTCTGACCTTAGACAATGTTCATAACCGCATCAAGCTGACCTCTGTCATGCGTGACTCTTATGTTGATATCGCAGGACACGGTATGGATAAGATTAACCATGCCTACGCCTTTGGCGGACCTGAGCTTGCCATCCGCACGCTGAACGAAAACTTCGGGCTTAATATCACAGATTTTATGTCCGTCAATTTTACCTCAATGCCTGAAATCATCGACATGCTCGGCGGCGTCAGCATTGACATTACCGAAGAGGAAATCGCAACCGGCCAGATTCCAGGGCTTTATCAGTCCGGCACCCAGCTTCTGACAGGTGAACAGGCCCTGGCTTATTCCAGAATCCGTTACGCCAGCGGCAATGACTTTAAACGAACGGAACGTCAGCGAACTGTATTGAATGCCTTGGTGGTAAAGATGATCCAGCAGCCTGTAACCAGCTATCCTGGTTTAATCGGTGATCTGGCTCCCTATATTACCACCAGCCTCTCTAATCAGGAAATGCTCGATATGACCACCAAGTACGGCGCCCTCGCAAAACAGGGGATCCGCCAGAACCGTTTCCCGCAGGATGACGATGCCAGCGGCCAGATGATTGACGGCGTGTATTACCTGGTCTTTGATATTCCAACTGTCCGTGAAAAAATGGATGCCTATATCTTTGAGGATCAAAGCATCTGA